Proteins encoded in a region of the Clostridium beijerinckii genome:
- the spoIVB gene encoding SpoIVB peptidase has translation MKKKILCATSLIMTPILILILFTTMSIRKLPSKIYTRDEKTVQSIAPIGNTISKIGNNDNEYEIKFLGMIPLKAVEVQKIKDLEIYPGGNPVGVRVNSEGVIIVGYSEIEINNKKEESPGKAAGLEIGDVILRVNGENMENSMDLLKTIKECDNESIKVDILRNGENLTKTIHLKKENNKDYKIGLWIRDSTAGVGTMTFFDPSTKKFGALGHPITDADTNEPFLVKKGDLLESSIISVRKGEKGSPGELKGIFLNEETPTGNIEKNTQSGIFGEIKNAQALNNKIKPLKVGFRDEISVGKAKIITTVDESGPQEFDIEIEKTLNQSIPGSKSMVIKITDPRLLQKTGGIVQGMSGSPIIQNDKIVGAVTHVLINKPDTGYGIYIEWMLQEAGIIK, from the coding sequence ATGAAGAAAAAAATTTTATGTGCTACTAGTTTAATTATGACTCCAATCCTTATTCTAATTTTATTTACCACAATGAGCATAAGGAAATTACCAAGTAAGATTTATACAAGAGATGAAAAGACAGTACAATCAATTGCACCCATAGGAAACACCATAAGTAAGATTGGTAATAACGATAATGAGTATGAGATAAAATTTTTGGGAATGATTCCTCTGAAAGCTGTCGAAGTACAAAAAATTAAAGATTTAGAAATATATCCAGGCGGAAATCCAGTCGGAGTTAGAGTGAATAGTGAAGGCGTGATTATTGTTGGATATTCTGAAATTGAAATCAATAATAAAAAGGAAGAAAGTCCTGGTAAGGCTGCTGGGCTTGAAATTGGTGATGTAATACTAAGAGTAAATGGTGAAAATATGGAGAATTCCATGGATTTATTAAAAACAATTAAAGAATGTGATAATGAAAGTATAAAGGTTGATATTTTAAGAAATGGTGAGAATCTTACAAAAACAATACATCTAAAAAAAGAAAATAATAAAGATTATAAAATAGGATTATGGATAAGAGACTCGACTGCAGGAGTGGGAACAATGACTTTCTTTGATCCAAGTACTAAAAAGTTCGGAGCATTAGGACATCCGATAACAGATGCAGACACAAATGAACCATTTTTAGTAAAGAAAGGAGACTTATTAGAGTCATCTATAATAAGTGTTAGAAAAGGAGAAAAAGGATCTCCAGGTGAATTGAAAGGAATTTTTTTAAATGAAGAGACACCAACTGGAAATATTGAAAAAAATACTCAAAGTGGAATTTTTGGTGAAATCAAAAATGCTCAAGCATTAAATAATAAAATTAAACCTCTTAAAGTTGGGTTTAGAGATGAAATATCTGTAGGAAAAGCTAAAATAATTACAACAGTAGATGAGAGTGGTCCACAAGAATTCGACATTGAGATTGAAAAGACTTTAAATCAATCTATTCCAGGGTCAAAAAGCATGGTAATAAAAATTACTGATCCAAGGTTGTTACAAAAAACAGGTGGAATTGTTCAAGGAATGAGTGGAAGTCCTATAATTCAAAATGATAAAATAGTTGGAGCGGTCACTCACGTACTAATAAATAAACCTGATACTGGCTATGGTATTTATATAGAATGGATGCTTCAAGAGGCAGGAATAATAAAATAA